One Microbacterium keratanolyticum DNA window includes the following coding sequences:
- a CDS encoding DUF305 domain-containing protein produces MSMIDRKNARLALLAALPLTLALGLSGCANTGGMPGMDHTSDSSSVSPAPVSAADQMFVTMMIPHHEQAIQMSDVILEKEGVDERVRTLAEEIKAAQGPEIERMNAWLTEWGVRADGHAGMDHGDGMMSAEDMANLEAANGADAARLFLEQMIVHHEGAVEMAQVAVENGEDPDVRALAQEVIDAQQIEIATMRDLLTQL; encoded by the coding sequence ATGTCCATGATCGACCGCAAGAATGCCCGCCTCGCCCTGCTCGCGGCGCTACCGCTGACCCTCGCACTGGGACTCAGCGGCTGTGCGAACACAGGGGGAATGCCCGGAATGGATCACACGAGTGATTCGTCATCGGTCTCGCCTGCGCCGGTCAGCGCGGCGGATCAGATGTTCGTGACGATGATGATCCCGCACCATGAGCAGGCGATCCAGATGAGCGACGTGATCCTCGAGAAGGAGGGGGTCGACGAGCGGGTCCGCACGCTGGCCGAGGAGATCAAGGCAGCACAGGGACCGGAGATCGAGCGTATGAACGCGTGGCTCACGGAGTGGGGTGTGCGCGCTGACGGACACGCCGGCATGGACCACGGTGACGGAATGATGTCCGCCGAGGACATGGCCAACCTGGAGGCGGCAAACGGCGCAGATGCGGCACGCCTGTTCCTCGAGCAGATGATCGTGCACCATGAGGGCGCCGTCGAGATGGCGCAGGTCGCCGTCGAGAACGGTGAAGATCCGGATGTCCGCGCCCTCGCGCAGGAGGTCATCGACGCGCAGCAGATTGAGATCGCCACGATGCGCGATCTTCTGACCCAGCTGTAG